GACGGGCCTTCAACTCTTCCGTTTTTTCTTTTGAGAGACCTTTTTGTTTTTTCCCGTTAAATTGTTTCGTTACTTCCTGAAATTCCTTCTCCAGCTGGATCAGCCTCTTCAGGTGCTCAGACTGCCCGGCAGAAGTATTGGCGGAAGTCTTCTGTGCATCCATATTCCCTTTGGTACCGGACTTTGCCGTACTCCTATTCTTTTCAGTTTTTTGCTCAGCCTCTTTATTCTGATCTTCGGCTTTTGCATCCGTATCAGGCTCCCCTTTCGGATCTTCGGCCCCGTCAGTCTCTTTATCTTTCTGCTGCATTTGCTCCACTCTTTGGTTTTGTGCAAACATTTGCTGTTTATGATTCAGGTGCTGGATAAACATAAGCATCATCACAATAATTCCAATTCCCACGGCTATAAATAACATGAGGGATAAGATTTTGATCAGTTTCGCACGACTTGTTGATTTCATAAACGGTTTCCCCCTTTATTTGATAATAAATTGCCGAACCTCCATAACCATAGTATTTATTGTACCATAAACGGGCTCCGGAGTAAATACTCCGGTTTGCCTACACCTCTTTTCCTAAAA
This Paenibacillus larvae subsp. larvae DNA region includes the following protein-coding sequences:
- a CDS encoding DUF1049 domain-containing protein gives rise to the protein MKSTSRAKLIKILSLMLFIAVGIGIIVMMLMFIQHLNHKQQMFAQNQRVEQMQQKDKETDGAEDPKGEPDTDAKAEDQNKEAEQKTEKNRSTAKSGTKGNMDAQKTSANTSAGQSEHLKRLIQLEKEFQEVTKQFNGKKQKGLSKEKTEELKARLEEAKESLKSIEEATKKGENWKKGIEKKLENFDQLIEDWFRKQTG